From the Kribbella sp. CA-293567 genome, the window GGTGGCGAGCAGGCCACCCGCTCCCGCCGCGATGAAGGTGGTGCGGGCATCGGTGTGCTCGAGGAGGAGACCACCGAAGACGTAGGAGAGGCCCGCGGCCAGCCCGATCGCGCCGTACAGGTTGCCGAAGACGCGCCCCAGCATGGCAGCCGGTACGACGCGCTGCAGGTGCGTGTTGATCGCGACGTCCAACGCGGCGATCCCGAGCCCGCGAATCGTCTGCAGAGCCAACGCCGCCCAGATCGCCCAGGCGAACCCGGTGAACAGATTGCCCAGACTGCTGATCGCGAACCCGACGATCAGCAACACCGGCATCGCGAAACGCGTCGCCTGCTTGGTGAGCAGCGCGTAACCGGCAACCAGGCCGATCCCGACTCCGGCGTACAGGACGGCGGCAGCCGAGTCGCCACCGCGCAACTCGTCCTTGGCGAGGAACACCATCGCAACGTCGTCCACCCCGCTGAACGCGACCACCGCGAAGAACCCGAGCCCGATCACCCGAACCGCCCTGGTCCGCCAGATGTACCCCAACCCCTCCTTCGCGTTGGCCAGCACCGACGTACCGCTGTGCTCGTTGCTCGGCGGCAAACTCGGCAACCCCCACAACAACACCGCCGACACGAAGAACGTCGCCGCATCGATCAGCAGAATCCCGCGCACGTCCAGCACCAGGAACAAGGCCGCCGCGATCAACGGCCCCACCGCATCCAGCCCGTACGTCCATCCCCCCAACGCCGAGTTGGCCGCCTCCAACTCCTCGTCCGCCACCAACGCCGGCACCGCACTCCGGCTACTCGCCTGAAACACCTGCGCCACGAGACTCCGGACAGCCACCAGTACCAGCAACACCGGCAACGGCGGCAACACGACCGCCATCGCCAGCACCAGCACCCCCTGCGCCAGATCGCACCCCACCATCACCTTGCGCAGGTCGACCCGATCCCCCACCACCCCCGCGAAGGCCCCGAACAACCCCGGCGTGAAGTCCCCCGCCAGCAGCAACAACGCCACCGCCAACGCGGCCCCCGTCTCCGCCTCCACGAACAACAGCAACGCCACCAGCCCCAGCGAGTCCCCCAGGAACGAAACCCCCCGAGCCACCACCAACCGCCGAAACCCCCGCCGCCCCCGCAACACCCTCACCGACCCCATCCCCCCAGTCTCTTCCCCCACCCACCTCCCCCACCACCCATTTCCCATCCACTACGATGGACCCGCACTCCGGTGCACCAGCCGACGTGGCGCAATTGGTAGCGCACCGCTCTTGTAAAGCGGTGGTTAGGGGTTCAAGTCCCCTCGTCGGCCCTGTGAACTGCAGATATACCCTCGCGGCTATGGACTCGAGGGTCCAAACTCCGGTCTTACTCCGGTGATTGACGATCAGGCGGCCGAAACCACCACCATCGTTCGGCGCCAACTCCTGCGCCCTCGGCTGCAGCGATGAGATCGTCCGAACGCCAGGCGGACATCGGCGGGACCTTCGAACCAATCCGTGGCCAAAGCACTGCAACTAGGTCAGCGAGAGGTTAGGGGCGTCGCGAAGGCGCGTCGCTAGACATGTGACATTTGCTGGAATATCCTCAGGGCTATGTCACTTCCTTCCGGCGATGAGTTCGAGGCCCTCAGTCACCTCGCAGACGAAGCTCGCGAGGTCTTTGCGGATCGAGCCCACAACGTCGGGCGGGCGTTGGAGCTCGATCCCAGCTTCCAGCGGGGAGAGATTCCCAGGTCGGGCATGGTGCGGTACCTCTTCCTCGAGGCTGCTGAGGTGGCTGCCTCTCGCTGCGGCCTGTCGTTCGTCACCGGCGCGGGAGGAGCCTGCTCACTGGTCAGGATCGACGGTGAGCGAACGGTCGAGCGTTGGTATCGCATCCGGCGCGCTAGGGAGGGCCAGAACGACGACTTCGTCATCGAGTCCAAAGGCGACGCGATTCTGCAGTCGGAAGGCGACTCGTTGTTCAAGGAGGAGCGCTGGGTCCTCGCTTACACCATCGATTCCAACAATCAGTTGGAGAGTGTTTTCGCCGCCGAGATCCTCGGCGTCTCCGACGGTTCTCCAGGACGACTCGAGCTAGGAACCGTCTTCCCTCTTGGCGCTGGAAGTTCTGCTCTACCGCCCGGGCGTGGACGCTTCGAGCCAACCAACGAGGATCTCGACCTGGACGGCGATACCGAGGAAGAGGGCCTGGACGACGGCGAGGAGGGCTCCGAAGGTAACGTCGCCTAACCTGCACTCCAGCCGTTGTGCATCTAGTGACTTCCCCACGATGGAGACAGGAAACAGTGACCAGCGCTTCGACTGTCGGCAAGCGAATCCAGCGGCTCAGAGTCGCGAACGGCTGGAGTCAAGCTGAGTTCGCGCTCGCCTGCGGAATCGCGACCGGTGCCATTTCGATGATCGAGAACGGGCGCCAGGCCGCCGACAGCAATGCACTCAAAGCCATGGCTAAGAGGTTGGGCTGCACTCCCGACTACCTGACCAGGCCTCAGCGCGACCTAGTCGCGAGCAGACCGTGGCTACGTGCCTACGCCGATGCGTCCAAACGTGCGGTCGACCGCTATGTCGCCGACACAGAGGCCGCCGTCGAGGCGATCGAGTTCATGGGCCTGAAGTCACTTCCTGAGATCATCCCGGTCTTCGGTGAGGACCTGAACGATGAAGACGCCATCGAAGACTTCGCCGAGCAGGTTCGGGAGGCAGCCAAGCTTCATCCCGGAGACGTCGTAGGCAACTCCATGCGAGCTGCGGAGCGTCTCGGGTGCGTGGTCCTTCCGATGGACGACGAACTCGGTCGCCACATGGGCATGTCGCTCCGCGTCAACGGTTTCCCTGTAATCAGAGTCAGCCGGCCAATCGCCGCTGCAGTCGATGCAGACGGCGGACAGATCGCAATGCCGTCAGGAGATCGGCAACGCTTCACGGTCGCGCACGAACTCGGCCATCTCTCCCTGCATACGGCCTGTCCGCCACCAGCAACCGCCGACGAGGGCACCCGATACGAGCGACAAGCCCACCGTTTCGCGGGTGCTTTCCTGGCGCCGGCCGAGCCGCTCCTTGAAGACCTGAAGAACCTCGGCGACCGCGTCACATTGACTACGCTCCAAGGCCTGAAAGAGCGCTGGGGGGTTGCGATCAAGATGTTGGTCGTGCGGCTTCGGCAACTGGACCGCATCGACGATGCCCAAGCCCGAAGTTTGTACAAGCAGATCAGCGCCCGAAAGTGGAACAAGGTCGAGCCGGTCAGTGTCGGGCACGAGGAAGCGATCTGGTTCGAGCGCGCATTGAGCAGAGCGTACAAGCGGCAAGCCATTTCTACGCTCGAACTCGCGTCGGCACACAACGGCCTGAGTCGCCAATATCACGAGCGCTGGATCGATTGGTCTGTCAGGCCATTCGAACGCTCCGACGACCCGGTGACCGTTGTGAACTTCGTTCCCACGTCGCAGCGCCGGTCGACTGGTCGGACCGGCAGGTCAGCGAGCATCCACAAGTTGCGGCGAAACTAGCTGTTCACGGCGACAACGACGGTCGCTCGATTGCCTATTGCGCAGGCCCTTCCGGTGGTTGCAGACCTTGCTCGTGGATGGAGCGGAGCGCCTCATCGAGCGCCTTGGCTGCCTCGGGGTTTCGGATCTTTCGTCCGATGTAGTCATCCTGCGTGGTGCTGGTTCGCGAGTGTCCCAGTTGGTCGGCGACCTGCCTCGCGGAGTGACCCGCATCGTCGAGGATGGTTGCAGTCGTCTTCCGGAACTTGTGGGATGTCACCCAGGCCAGCTCGTCTGCCAGCGATTGAATGCCGGCCATCTCGGTGAGTTCGAGAACAGCCAGGCGATCCGGTCGCGCCAACCCGTAGGTATCGGCCAGAGTGATTGCTTCCTCCTGACTCAGGCGCACCCTGCCGGTCTCGATGAGGCTCAGCCGGGTCTTCTTCCAGCTGAGCTTCGAGACGACGTCGTCCTGGGTCAGACCGGCCCGGCGTCTGCGCGCGCGGAGGACCTTGCCAAGCTCCTGCCGCCTGGCGGATCCCACCGGCTGTCGAACGTCTCGCAGGTTCCGGCGGACGTTGTGTGGGTCACGAAATCCTCCATTGCTATCAGGGAAGATTGGCGACTCGAGAGGTGTGCCGGGCACCCACCGCGACTTGAGCATCTGGACAGCCCAATCGGGAAGGAGCAGAACCCTCTCGCCAGCGCTGGACTTGACGCGTCGGCGTACCAAGCCCTTTCCGGCGATCCGCTGGATCTGAAAGAGGCACTTCACCTCTCCGCTCTCCAAGTCAGCGTCCTCCCACGTGACGGCGAGTGTTTCGCCGATCCGCTCGCCTGTGGCGAGCATGAACTTGCTGATGTCGATCAGGTCGGCGCGAACCGCACGTTCGTCCTTGCTCAGCAGTTCGAACCACTGATTTCGCTCGTCCCTGGTCAGAGCCCGCGGCGGAGAGCGTCGAACCTTGCTGACGATCTCGATCTCACGCACCGGATTCGAGGTCACCGCTCCATCTCGTACTGCGAGCGCGTAGATCCCGGAGATGATGCTCTTGCAGGTCTTGGCGGAGGCAGCACCAGACGCGTCCTTGATCGCCATGATGGCTTTGTTGACCAACGGCGTGGTCGATTCGAAGAACCGGATATGTCCGAGCCGAGGGAGAACATTCTTGGTGAGCTGGTACCTGTAGGTGTCGTACGTGCCTGGAGCGCGCACGTCTTCGTCGACCAGCATCTTGAGGTTCGCCATGAACCGCTCAGCGCCAACGGAGAACCGATCGGTCGGCTTCAGCCCGCCGTAGTCCCCTCGCTCAGTTCGGACTTTGAGAGTTGCTCGTAGCTTGTTTGCTGCCGCGGAACGGGTCTTGCCATGAGCAGCGATCTCCCGCGTAACGCCGTCGTAGTCACGATAATTCGCCCTGGCCTGGAACTTGACCGGATTACCTTTGGCATCAAGGCGAACCGGCTTGATCCAGATTCCTCCCCAAGTCCCCAACGGCAACGGCTTCTTGGCCATATGTTCCTCCAGAGCTGCTTCAGACATTGACCTTTGCTCAACGTTTGAGACAGCGAGGATCAGGGACTAGCCCGCTCTTCGGTCAGGTCGGTTGCCATCGTGAAGGTAGACAACTGTCTGCGACTCTGTGGCTTTGAGGGCCGGAGACGTAAGACCTCGGTTCTCCCCGAGCCGTCCGCCGTCGAAAATGAGCTGTCAGCGCTGCACGAGGCCCACGCGATCCGGCGGGCCGCCGATGGCCAGATCGCAGTCGCCTACCCCTTCTCCTCAACACCGACCCGGGCACCGCGTCCACAGTAACCACCCTGGCAGGGGGACCGACGTGAACGCGATGTGCGCGATCGAGGCCCTCGGCATAGCACCCATGCTGGACGAGACACCCGGATCGAGTCCGTTGTCGTCACCACCGGCCAGCCGATCACCGTCGCCACCACCGGCGGGCACACCACCTGGCAGCCCGCAACGGCAGCCGCGTTTATCGGCGCTGATGCCGGCGGCGGCCCGTCAGCCGACTATTGCTGCGACTACCTCAACTTCTTCGCAGACCACGCCACGGCGCAGGTCTGGATCAGCAGCCACCCCGGCGGTCCCGGACGGGTCCCTCCACCAGCCCGAAGCCGAGCAACTCGCCACCTGCCTTGTTCCAGCCACTCCTCGCGACCTGACGGCCGGCCGGGTCAAGGCAGGTGCCGATCGATCTGCCGCAGCAGCCGCCCAACGACCGGCAGTTCATGCCAACCCCCGACTGATCACCCACTCACGATCCGCGCGCTGCCGTTGCAGTCGTTGATGTAGCCGTTGCGGCACTCAACCGACGTACGCTGCCCTCGGCCATTCCGGCCCAGGCTGCTGATCCGGCACGGATCGTGGCGGCGTACGGGCGGCAGGAGGCCTCGAGGTAGTAGCTTCGCCGGCTCGGGACGGTTCCAGCCACCCGTCGGCGGCCCGGCGACCTTACCGGGCTCGGTTGCCAACGTGGCACCGGTGAGATCCACCACCGAGGTGCCGTGGCCCACTCCGGACACTTTCTCGCTGTGTTCGGCAACTGTCGGCAGCATGGACACCATCGGCGATCAACCCGGTGATCGGGCTGGTGTCGACCATCGGGGCGGCGCTCGGGGCAACCGCGGTGATGATCAGCGCGGTTGCTGCAAGTGCTTTCTTCGGCATAGCGATGCCTCCTGTGGCGCGGAGTCTCCCGCAACGCTAGG encodes:
- the merB gene encoding organomercurial lyase, translated to MRDRGPRHSTHAGRDTRIESVVVTTGQPITVATTGGHTTWQPATAAAFIGADAGGGPSADYCCDYLNFFADHATAQVWISSHPGGPGRVPPPARSRATRHLPCSSHSSRPDGRPGQGRCRSICRSSRPTTGSSCQPPTDHPLTIRALPLQSLM
- a CDS encoding MFS transporter, whose product is MGSVRVLRGRRGFRRLVVARGVSFLGDSLGLVALLLFVEAETGAALAVALLLLAGDFTPGLFGAFAGVVGDRVDLRKVMVGCDLAQGVLVLAMAVVLPPLPVLLVLVAVRSLVAQVFQASSRSAVPALVADEELEAANSALGGWTYGLDAVGPLIAAALFLVLDVRGILLIDAATFFVSAVLLWGLPSLPPSNEHSGTSVLANAKEGLGYIWRTRAVRVIGLGFFAVVAFSGVDDVAMVFLAKDELRGGDSAAAVLYAGVGIGLVAGYALLTKQATRFAMPVLLIVGFAISSLGNLFTGFAWAIWAALALQTIRGLGIAALDVAINTHLQRVVPAAMLGRVFGNLYGAIGLAAGLSYVFGGLLLEHTDARTTFIAAGAGGLLATAATAISLARRARQ
- a CDS encoding helix-turn-helix domain-containing protein; protein product: MSEAALEEHMAKKPLPLGTWGGIWIKPVRLDAKGNPVKFQARANYRDYDGVTREIAAHGKTRSAAANKLRATLKVRTERGDYGGLKPTDRFSVGAERFMANLKMLVDEDVRAPGTYDTYRYQLTKNVLPRLGHIRFFESTTPLVNKAIMAIKDASGAASAKTCKSIISGIYALAVRDGAVTSNPVREIEIVSKVRRSPPRALTRDERNQWFELLSKDERAVRADLIDISKFMLATGERIGETLAVTWEDADLESGEVKCLFQIQRIAGKGLVRRRVKSSAGERVLLLPDWAVQMLKSRWVPGTPLESPIFPDSNGGFRDPHNVRRNLRDVRQPVGSARRQELGKVLRARRRRAGLTQDDVVSKLSWKKTRLSLIETGRVRLSQEEAITLADTYGLARPDRLAVLELTEMAGIQSLADELAWVTSHKFRKTTATILDDAGHSARQVADQLGHSRTSTTQDDYIGRKIRNPEAAKALDEALRSIHEQGLQPPEGPAQ
- a CDS encoding helix-turn-helix domain-containing protein translates to MTSASTVGKRIQRLRVANGWSQAEFALACGIATGAISMIENGRQAADSNALKAMAKRLGCTPDYLTRPQRDLVASRPWLRAYADASKRAVDRYVADTEAAVEAIEFMGLKSLPEIIPVFGEDLNDEDAIEDFAEQVREAAKLHPGDVVGNSMRAAERLGCVVLPMDDELGRHMGMSLRVNGFPVIRVSRPIAAAVDADGGQIAMPSGDRQRFTVAHELGHLSLHTACPPPATADEGTRYERQAHRFAGAFLAPAEPLLEDLKNLGDRVTLTTLQGLKERWGVAIKMLVVRLRQLDRIDDAQARSLYKQISARKWNKVEPVSVGHEEAIWFERALSRAYKRQAISTLELASAHNGLSRQYHERWIDWSVRPFERSDDPVTVVNFVPTSQRRSTGRTGRSASIHKLRRN